TTTTAGTCCAGCGTGTCGCTTCATTTTTGTTTTCCATCCTTCAACGATATCCTGGGCTTCCATGGAACGTAATTCGATGGGGGTAGGGAATAAGCGAAGGGTTGCGATTGCCCCTTTCCCTTTTATGTCCTTAAACACTTGTCGAAGTTCAGGGAAGATAAGATCTACCCATCGATTTAATTGATTGATGGAACTGACAAGCCGTTTAACAATCACATCACGGTTAGCCATAAGTACTCGAAGTTTTTCAAAAGCTTCTGGAGTTGGACGGATAAAGGCATAATAACCATTCTTCACCATATCAGCGATTACGAGAGCGTCTTTTTTATCACTCTTAGATTGAGTATTATCTCGATTTTCTTTATTCTTTTTGACAAGATGAGGGTTAACCGTTACCACATCAACGTTTTGTTCATATAGCCATTTTGATAGATTAAGCCAGTAATGTCCGGTAGGCTCCATACCTACAATCGATGTATTGAAATTTTTTGTTTCTTTTAATTCATTGATCCACTGCAGTAATCTAGTAAAGCCTTCTTCATTATTTTCAAAAGATAGAGGATCGCCTACTACAATCCCACGGAAGTTCACAGCTCGAGCAACGTGAACTTGTTGTGCAATATCCACACCAACAACGAGATGTTTATCAGAAATTCGTTCAATTAGTTGATTTTGTTTGTCTTGCATTTTAAACTTCATAGTAGAGCTTCCTCCTTAGATTTTGAGTTTTAGAGTGGTGTCTATACTCATATCTTACTGAGGAGCTCTATTTTTTTCAAAGTTGAAAATTAACGCTCTACAGGAATGCTATTAGGGCAGAAAAGGTTAAGAGTTGAGGGATAAAAAGGCTCTCAAATCGGTACAATTCTGAAGATCAAGAATAGAATTTCAAGAGTCAATAAGCATTTAATAAAACTTAATATTAAATTTCCTAAGAGTACGTTTAGAATAATTTTAAATGTGCTCTTTTTGTTTATTTTTTAGAGTTAAGGGTGTCCTTCAAATAATTTGTTGCAAATAAAATCTTGCACAAAATTCCATATGTGTATATAATGTATATAAAGAATATATACATTATTCGATGAAAAAGAGGGATTAGCATGCAAATAATTATTTCCAATATTTCAAAGGAGCCGTTATATGAACAAATAACGAATCAGATTAAATCGTTAATTTTATCAGGTGAACTACCAGAGGGAACAGCAATTCCCTCCATGCGGCAGCTTGCAAAGGATTTACAAATTAGTGTCATAACAACGAAAAGGGCTTATGAGGAATTGGAAAAAGCGGGTTTTATCTATTCAATTGTTGGAAAAGGATCTTTTGTCGCAGAGCAAAATTTAGAGGTCATTAGAGAGAAGAAGCTGAAAGTCATTGAGGAACAACTGAGTGCAGTTATAACAAATAGTAAAGAAATTGGGCTGCCCTTTGATGAACTAAAAGATTTATTGAAAATTTTATATGAGGAGTGAAACGAATGGAAAATGTGGTTGAATTAAAAAGCGTAAACAAAAAATTCAAAGATTTTTCAGTTAAAAACATTGATTTAGAGGTGAAACAAGGCTTTGTAACAGGTTTCATTGGAGCAAATGGGGCAGGGAAGTCAACAATGATTAAAATGATGATGAATCTGTTAAAACCAGATACAGGGGAAGTTAAGGTTTTTGGTTTAGACTACAAGACACACGAAAAGGCGATCAAGGAGCGAATCGGATTTGTGTACGATGGCAACGTGTTTTTTGAAGGTCTAAACTTAAAAGATATCAAACGAATTATTGGACCTGCCTACAAACAATGGGATGATAAATTGTTCTATCAATATGTGGATAAATTCGAATTACCACTTAATAAGGCGATAAAAACTTTTTCAAAAGGAATGCAAATGAAGGCATCACTAGCGATAGCACTGTCACACCATGCAGAACTGATCATTATGGATGAGCCAACAGCAGGGTTAGACCCTATTTTTAGACGGGAACTCCTAGATTTATTACAGGAATTAATGATTGATGACAGTCGCACTATTTTCTTTTCTACTCATATTACAACAGATTTAGATCGTATCGCAGACTATATCGCATTTATACAAAATGGGGAGTTAATATTTAATCAGACCATTAACGATCTAGTTGAAAATTATGCACTTGTTAAAGGTGGAACAGAACTGTTAGATAGAGACACGGAAAAAAACTTTGTTAATATTCATCGTGCACCAACAGGATTTGAAGCTTTAACAGATAATATATCTGCTGTGAAAAATATATTTGGAGACACAGTTATCATTGAACGTGCCTCCCTGGAAGATATTATGTATTACTGTAAAGGAGGCGTGCAGCATGTTTAATTTAATCAGACGTGATGTGATATTGCAGAAAAGGCAGCTATTAATCTTTCTACCATTTATCTTAGTTTTTATTATTTTGAATGTACCACCAGCGTTAGTTTTTCTGGTCGCCAGTATTTTTATACCCTTTAACTCATATGCTTACGATGAAAAAGCAGAGACGAATATATTGCTGAAT
Above is a genomic segment from Bacillus sp. FJAT-45037 containing:
- a CDS encoding GntR family transcriptional regulator encodes the protein MQIIISNISKEPLYEQITNQIKSLILSGELPEGTAIPSMRQLAKDLQISVITTKRAYEELEKAGFIYSIVGKGSFVAEQNLEVIREKKLKVIEEQLSAVITNSKEIGLPFDELKDLLKILYEE
- a CDS encoding IS110 family transposase yields the protein MKFKMQDKQNQLIERISDKHLVVGVDIAQQVHVARAVNFRGIVVGDPLSFENNEEGFTRLLQWINELKETKNFNTSIVGMEPTGHYWLNLSKWLYEQNVDVVTVNPHLVKKNKENRDNTQSKSDKKDALVIADMVKNGYYAFIRPTPEAFEKLRVLMANRDVIVKRLVSSINQLNRWVDLIFPELRQVFKDIKGKGAIATLRLFPTPIELRSMEAQDIVEGWKTKMKRHAGLKKAQSLVELAKHSVGNQQAHDAYKLHLEQLLEEFDLATVQLERVEKEVTGVLEQITFANKLLAIKGISEISLAGILGEAGDLSGFSHGNSLLRYAGLHLAEASSGKWKGQIVISKRGRSRLRRFLYLATMSLVMNNPEFKELHSNNVKVKKMKKMKSIMKLLGKLARILVGISRKNESYCPNKVHALEPLAA
- a CDS encoding ABC transporter ATP-binding protein; translated protein: MENVVELKSVNKKFKDFSVKNIDLEVKQGFVTGFIGANGAGKSTMIKMMMNLLKPDTGEVKVFGLDYKTHEKAIKERIGFVYDGNVFFEGLNLKDIKRIIGPAYKQWDDKLFYQYVDKFELPLNKAIKTFSKGMQMKASLAIALSHHAELIIMDEPTAGLDPIFRRELLDLLQELMIDDSRTIFFSTHITTDLDRIADYIAFIQNGELIFNQTINDLVENYALVKGGTELLDRDTEKNFVNIHRAPTGFEALTDNISAVKNIFGDTVIIERASLEDIMYYCKGGVQHV